The DNA sequence TCCTCTTGGTCTCAATCAGCTACCTAATCTGCAATACTTGAACCTGTATGGCAATGGAAATCTTACTGGCAATTGCTCTCAACAATTGAGGGAAGGTTGGAAAAAGATAGAGGTCCTCATTGTGGCTTCAAATAACTTTCATGGTAAACTTCAAATAACTTTCACTGCTCTTCCTTAAATTTATTGCCTATGACTTTATAATTGGTATATATTATTATACTATATGTtaatagatgattttttttcttttctttttttgttcttggtGATTGCAGGTAGCATTCCTGAGTCCATTGGAAGCTTCTGCAACCTAAAATATTTGGACTTAGGCCATAATAACTTGACAGGAAGTTTACCTCAATTTCTGGAAGGAATGGAAAACTGCAGCTCTAAAAGTTATTTGCCTTACTTGACTAATTTGATCCTGCCCAACAATCAATTTGTTGGCAAATTAGCAGAATGGTTGGGACTGCTTGAAAATCTCGTGGAACTAGACCTGTCATCTAACAAGTTTGAAGGCCTTATGCCTGCTTCTTTAGGGGCATTGTCAAATCTTGAGAGCCTCAAACTAAACAATAACAGCCTTCAAGGTCCCATCCCTGCAACTTTAGGGTCATTGCAACACTTGTCAGATATGTGGCTTGGAACTAACCAACTGAATGGGACTCTCCCAGATAGTTTTGGACAGCTTTCTGAATTACTTTACCTGGAAGTTTCTTTCAATAGTTTGACAGGGATTCTCTCTGCAGAGCATTTCTCAAAGCTAAGTAAGTTGAAACATCTGCACATGCAGTCCAATTCAGGTTTCAATTTGAATGTGAATTCCAGTTGGGTCCCCCCTTTCCAGATCTGGGACCTTGCTTTTGGTTCATGCAGTTTAGGTCCTTCTTTTCCAGCTTGGCTTCAGTCCCAAAAGGAGCTTGTGTCTCTTGATTTCTCAAACACTAGCATTTCAAGTCCCATACCAAACTGGTTTTGGAATCTTTCTTCTAATTTAGATTTCTTAAATCTTTCTCTCAATCACTTGCATGGCCAATTACCAAATCCATTAAATGTTTCTCAAGATGCATTGATTGATTTCAGCTCCAACCTCTTTGAAGGACCTATTCCTCTTCCAACCAAAACTATTGAATCACTAGATTTCTCCAACAATAAATTTTCTGGTCATATCCCACCGAGCATAGGTGAATCCATTCCAAGCTTGAGGGTCCTTTCTCTTTCGGGTTGCATTTGAGTGGAATTTCGTTTATAAACCATTacactattaaaatattttttattatttatttactattattattagaaaattgatatattaaaaataaaaattattaatatatgtaaTTGAAACAATTTACTTCTTTGTAAGGTATGTAAagtaaatcattattttatcttattattaaaataataattttgtttttttttttaatatccagCCTAGAGActgaaatgttaaaaaataaaatcaattcccCTATTCaagtattattttcaaaaatattataaaattatttatttttaaaaatataaatttttagatttCTATCCCCGAGTTTGTAATGCGTGGATGACTCACGCCTGAGCATATTAATTATTACATCCAGCAAACTATTAATTATTGCAAATTAATACAATTGTATTTTTAACGTGGACTATCCTAGATTCCATAGGACACCTTACTTTTCTTGAAGTCATGGATTTTTCAAGTAATAATTTGATTGGAATAATTCCTTCTACCATAAATAATCACTCTAGCCTAATTGTTCTAGACCTTGGAAATAACAATTTGTTGGGATGATGCCAGAGTTGTTGGGTCAGTTACAATTGCTGGAATCACTGCACCTTAACCACAACAAGCTTTCAGGAGAGCTCCCCTCATCTTTGCAAAATTCAACAGGTTTGGATGTCCTTGATCCGATTACAACAGATTTTCAGGTCAGGTTCCTGCTTGGATTGGAGCTGCTTTTGTAAATCTTGTAATACTCAACTTGAGGttgaatctattttttgaaAGACTTCCCTcccatatttcaaatttaagctCCCCGCATGTCTTAGACCTTGCAAAAAACAATTTGATGGGTGAAATTCCAGTCACTTTGGTTGAGCTTAAAGCTGGCTCAAGAGCAATTGAATATATATCCGTTAAATGTGAATGCCAGCTCCTTGTATGATGAAAGATTAGTTGTGATTACCAAAGGCCATAGTCTAGATTATACAAGGACTCTTTCTCTTGTTGTTAGCATAGATTTATCCAACAATAATTTAAGTGAAGAGTTTCCCCAAggaataacaaaattaattcgTTTGGTGGTTCTAAACTTGTCCAAGAGTCACATCACTGGCCAAATTCCTGAAAACATTTCATTATTGCATCAATTCTCCTCTCTTGATCTGTCAAGTAATAAGCTTTTTGGAACCATTCCTTCAAGCATGCCCTCATTAACATTCTTGGGTTATTTGAATTtgtcaaataataattttctggTAAGATCCCTTTTATAGGGCAAATAACAACTTTCACTAAGTCAGCCTTTGTTGGGAAGCTTAATCTTTGTGGAGCTCCACTGGTCACAAAATGTCGGGATGAAGATCCAAATAAAAAGCAAAGTGCTACTGAAGACAAAAATGGTAGTGACTATATTGATCAATGGTTTTACTTTAGCATTGGCTTGGGAATTGTGATGGACATTTTAGTTCCATATCTTGTCTTAGCAACAAAAAAATCTTGGTGTGAGACCcattttgattttgtggatAAAATTGTCAAATGGTTGTTGAGAGGAAGAGCAACCTATACCATAAATCACCTGCGAATGAGGTAAATTTTGTTTGTAGATCTTTGTATGTTTTATGTATCAATATAAGCTTTGGAAGTCAATTTTATCACAGTTGCAACAAATGAAAAGACTTggcttttaatttattcataggtaattacttaatatattagtttCGGGCATGGATGTTATACtcttttctaatttctaattttattctaTGTGATTTATAAAAAAGGGTCTTCACTAAGATGTGATTTTCAAAGGTTATAGCCTGTTTAaccactccaaaaaaaaaaaaaaaaaagaccagaGTATGTTATCCCTTTATGAATAAAGTTTACAATAACccccaaaaaaatattaaaaattattagaagaaattttcaatttcaaattttcaaattctatttaaaaatataattattagttaTTTCTCTACTNNNNNNNNNNNNNNNNNNNNNNNNNNNNNNNNNNNNNNNNNNNNNNNNNNNNNNNNNNNNNNNNNNNNNNNNNNNNNNNNNNNNNNNNNNNNNNNNNNNNGGTTGGGGAGATTTGCAAAAGTCATGAAAGAGTCTGGGTACAAACAAAGCCTAGGTGACCATACTCTTTTCATTAAGCACTCGGTTGCAGGGGGAGTAATTGTTCTTCTAatctatgttgatgacatcatAGTGATTGGAAATGATAAGAGAGAAAAACATGAAGTGAAGCAGAGATTAGCAACAGAGTTTGAGATAAAGGAACTAGGGAAACTGAAGTACTTCCTTAGTATTGAGGTGGCATATTCCACACAAGGGATCTTCATCTCTCAACAAAAGTATGTAACTGATTTACTGGCAGAAACAGGGAAGATTGGGTGTAAACCAATCTCTACCCCAATGGATCCAAACCACAAGTTGGGAAAGCTAAAGAAGAACCAATGGTGGATAAAAGAATGTACTAGAGGCTGGTTGGTAGGCTCATATACCTTGCTCACACTCGGCCAGACATCGCCTACTCGGTGAGCGTgattagtcaattcatgcatgatccAAGAGAACCTCATCTTCAAGCTACTTATAGGGTGCTGCAttacttgaaaggcaaccccgggaaaggaattttgttcaagaagaacaatACTCTTGCTCTAGAAGCATACACCGACACTGACTATACAGGTTCCCTAGTGGATCGAAGATCAACTTCAGGGTATTGTACTTTTCTTGGAGGTAATCTGGTAACATGGAGAAATAAAAAGCAGAATGTGGTAGCAAGGTCGTCTGCAGAATCAGACTTTAGGGTCATTGCTCAAGGGTTGTGTGAACTACTTTGGCTGAAGATTATTCTAGATGATTTGAGAATCAAGTGGGATGGTCCTATGAAgctctattgtgacaacaagtcaactatcaatattgctcataaccctatacaacacaataggacaaaacatattgagattgataggcatttcatcaaagaaaaattagaggAAGGAGTAGTGTGTATGTCCTATGTTCCATCAGAACATCAATTAGTTGATATCCTAACAAAAGGGTTTAACAGTTCAATGTTTCACGATCTTGTATTCAAGTTGGGAATGGAAGACATCTATTCCttagcttgagggggagtgttgagctgtaaatagaataggaaaattatttttcaaatatgttaGTTTTCtgtttctgtaaatagatagttttatgttagtttcttatttctgtaaatagatagttttatgatttaggaataagttggtttaggaataagttagttttctattatgtctcttgtttcctatttcttctcttgtaatcttCTATATAAActgtgtatagtcaatctaatacacagaacttattatttttcatcccatatttcgtgtcaAAAACATTGGCCCATGCAAGATTGTTAGCTAAATCAATGACAAAGCCTACCAAATGAAGTTGCCAACCCATATTTATAATCAGATGAGCAGCTACTTCCATACAAGGTGGCCCAAGAATGATGATATTAGCAATCAAGGTTGAGTTTCTTCTAACCAGGGGGCACTGATGCAGTGGCTAAGATGACTAACAGTTTTTGATTCGTTAAAACCACCCAAAATTCTTGAAATCTGCTCAAAAATAAGATGCACAACCCAAGAGTCCATCATGCACCATGTGATAAGCTTAAATAAGCAATGAACAGCCAGGATTAAAACATCTTAATGGGTTaagttttattgttttaggGCAGCACTAATAACTagctatttttaattttaattagttttgttgGACTTCAAAAATAGAATACAGCTTCATAACCTCTTTTTCAACCACAAAGTATTGGCAAGGGGTTTCCTAACcttgacttttaattttttctccCTGCTTCTCTCTTAGCTTGCACTCTATTATCCCTGGTGATGTGCTCAGATAAATTTGagtttaattaatcaaaataacatTTAAGTCAGGTTTTATTGCTCCTCTCCAAATTTCGGCAATAGTGACCCACTCATTCTAGAAAGATGAGTTCCGCAATTGACCTCCATAACATGCAGCCAAACATTCTTGCTTAAGTTAAGATGCCTCCACAATGAACCTCCAAACTCAAACAAAGGTGTCTTCCTGATTTGTGAGTTACACCTCATCAACTTAATGACTTCTCAgaaatttggaaataaagaacCTAAGATCCTGTTTGTTtagattgttttttgttttcattttcaaacaaaacagaaatcaagtttaaaaacatatttagatattttttttcccattttcatttttgggaaAAACTAAATTACAAAAAGGCAAAAAgtgaaaacacaaaaatttggtgtttatataattttcttaagaaatttgtaaaacattctcaaaaaaaaaatgttggggagaaaaattaacaaaataacttaaagAACAGAGGGACccacaatataaatattaaaaatattaaaggagCATAAATATGACTAAAATCACATAGTAAATGATGATCCCATTCATATTActattatgattttaggttgaatcaaatacatattttttatattagaaaataatacattttattattgtaattacAAGCATATTAGGATCTCATTACacgattttaaaaataaaacatagagcaaagaaaatgaaaaggaaattgaaCAAATGcgatttcaatattttcattgtttttcatcTGAATAGGCGGTCAACACCAATCAAGACTTtaccattttcattttaaaaaaaaatagaaaatgaaaattgtttttagaaatataaactaaaaaaatattttccaaactaaatGCAAGCTAAACTTTTAATTACCAACTCCCATAAAATCTTCTCTAAAGACCCCTTTCTCCTTTCTCACCCAGCAACTTTGGTTTGAGCCTATCAACATATTCTAGCCAGAAGAACTTTTTTAAAGGTAATAATCCAGCATAAAAGCATTGTCCAAACAGGGGTTATTTGTCAAAGGTCAGCCACATTGACAGCAAGgtgtttgaatttgaatgaAGAATATAGTagaatcaaaggaaaaaaaaggaagttggAGGCAATAATAGCAGCCCCCTAAACAATTTCTTTAGTAAATTTCTAggagaaaaatcaaagaatggaACTAAGAGAATTTAGatcaatcaaaaaataaaattcaatcccTTTTATGATGACCTCTTAACCCATTTATAAGAGTTATATGGACAAGAACCAACTAGCCATGAAAAATCTTGAACTAATAGTATGACAGCAGGTGTGCAGTTGGTTGGACGATTTAGGAGCAAACGTAGTAATAGTCAAGTGTCCCAAATGGCAATTCCCTCTATCGTTGAATCTAGTATACACAAGCACACCAGCATCCAATTAATTCCTACCTCAGGTCCTCGGCAAACTTTTATGGGTGCACCCACATGCCGCTTGTTTGAACAATCATGACAAACACAGCACATTTACGCAGGCTCATGCATCAAAGAAACAtcttttttaataggcaaataaggagaatatattaaaagcacttacAAAATGGCACATCAAAGTACACACGAAGAATAAAAAAGGCCACATGGcaagcaagagaaaaaaaaatgcgaAGAAAAAACCTACCACTCTTAACAAGAAACCAGCCCCCTGAACCCAACCCCCACCCAAACCCTCTAAAACAAAACAACCACAACACGAGTGTTGTGTCCCTAGTGCTCCTCCCCTTTCCCCTGAAAGTACACAAAGAACTATCATAGTTAACCAAGCATTCAAGTTTACGTAATTCCATCTCAAAACAAGGTGCCAAGAGGTGCTTCCTCCTTCCACCTGAAAGTACACGAAGAACTATCGTAGTTAATCAAGTATTCAAGTTTAAGTAATTCCCTCTCAAAATGGGATGTCAGGAGGTGCTTCCTCCTTCCACCTAAAACCTTTACCCCACGCCCTTTTCTCGCCTACAAATTCTTCAAAAGGGAATTGATCTCTTTCTCGAACCCTGCTACTAGCATCCCCACATAATTGCTAAAATTTACAAACTTTCTGGGAAGGCTAACATCTCCCTCCAAAAAGGCAATAAAGCTTCAATGCCTTAGAGGGTTCGGCTACCCAACTCCAATCACCAACTCCTTGCCGAAGGATCCTTCGAATCACTTCCCAAAATCTCCAACatataaataacattttattttatttcctagaAATCGAACCATGAATCTCCCATATCTACACCCCAAGTCCTTGCCACTTGAGCTAGGACTTGAGAGTAGaattgtatattaaaaaatatttacaaagatTTTCCAATAGCATCAActaagtttcaaaaataaataaataaataaaagatcgCACGCTATCATAATTTCCAACTTAAAGGGTTTGATTTGGAAACCCCCAAAGCTAAAATTTAATATACACATAGACCtgttaaagaaataaaaacacaatGGTTAAAAAAAACCATCTCTAAGAACCTATAGCcataattgttaaaaacttacaATACAACAATACGACACATTTTTTACGAAAATCAATACGTAATCCAATTCATACCTTACCATAAAGCGTATCTAATGATACATATACAATGCAAGATATGATACTTTATATGATGATACAACGATATATACATCTTCAactattttccataatttttttattaaaataacttattgtattaattgtttaaaagatactaaaagattaaaaattgatcctaaaaaggagaaataggtaaaataatCCTATATGAAAAGCAACGTTCTTGCTATCAAATGTTATGTTAGAAGTGAACTAAGTTTATTTTGTGATAAATATTaggaaattttcatttgaaaggTTTGAATATTGACATTAAAATGATGGTATTggcaaataaaaattttacttaatatattagcatttttatttctattttggtGGGAAGGAATCATAAGAACCTGAAAACTTAGAACTTTGAATATGACACATAATGGCATATACACATATGATGAATCTATATATTAAAGTCATTATTGTAAATCTGAACTTGTCAAAACTCtaatattcaatgttttcatatgatataatatagtTTTAACACTTTAGATCCTATCATCTTTCATAAAATTAGTCATATATTATTCTATACTTAATACTTTCAATAGAATGCACACATAtgcatatattttctatttatttttcactatatcaaaattacaatacatgatatagaaaaatagaaaagtgaAACACAATAAGTTTTACAAGTTACCAACTATGCCTATAACAACCCCATAGTACAACTTCCAATCTACACATTTAAGAGCATCCCCAGTCAGCGGATCCACTATCACTCTAAACATTACAACACAATGTTTTTAGTTATaatcaatgtttttagaaccggACCAATCattgaaccaaaaaaattaCCGGTTCATGATTCACtggtcgaaccggtgacgtcataaatatataatttataaattattaaatttaaataattataaaaataaaataataatttatacattatttaaaaattaaatttttatttgaaaatcaaaaaattagtttcaaatttaaaattaaaattaaaatcataattttaatttaaaattcatttttaaataaaaaaacttatttttaaatcagaaattgatttaaaattgtaattttttattaatttaaattaaaatcacaagttTTAAacatgaagtaaaaaataataaatataaaaataaataaataatatagagatgagataaaaaaataattaaaaaataaataaatctggaAGAAGGGATGACTATGAGAGGGTCGGGCAAAAAGGGGATACTTTTTCCAGTGCACCCACATGCCGCTTGTTTGAACAATCATGACAAACACAGCACATTTACGCAGGCTCATGCATCAAAGAAACATCtttttaataggcaaataaggagaatatattaaaagcacttacAAAATGGCACATCAAAGTACACacgaagaataaaaaaaggCCACATGGcaagcaagagaaaaaaaaatgcgaAGAAAAAACCTACCACTCTTAACAAGAAACCAGAccctgataccatgtgaaacaACCCCTTCCTCTAAAAGCTTAACCTCTTGTTGTCAATGCTTCAAGACAAACCCAtgagaattttgataaaaagggGGTCCAATTAACAATTTGGAACCATTATGACCACCATCCATGTCCTCTTCAAGCTCAAACAGAAATTTTATTCAAACCCTTTTTTCAAGGATTTTCTATGGGTATCTCTctcaactaatttttttatcaaacaaatgCCTGTCTTTTCAAGATTTGTGGTAAGGGAATTGAATATCACTTTTTGTAGTTGGGTATTAAGTATACATCATTAATCTGTTGGgcgttctttattttttctccctttctttttaatattgatTGAAAAGTTTTGAGTAATTCAACTGAAGTGacgaaaataaattattgaagaaACAGAAGCAATATCATTACAAGAACCTGTAACAACCATCCTTTTTCCctatctttgtttatttttatttttttcaagatggCTGCAATGGTGTTGGGATGATTCATTATCAGGTCAGCCTTTAACCAACCAACAAGGAAACACTCATTTTATCCTCCACAAAATTTGATCACCCCTTTAGCATCTTGTCCACTAGGAAACCAGCAAAAATCACTTCTTGCACTAACCTCAGTCATTCTCTTAGCACCAATGCTTCACCATTTTGAAGTGCAGATTGAATTTAAcctctcttattgaaaataagaaCTCCAGCACCCTCTCTTTTCTGATAAGCACACCATCCAATCTAAGATAAACATGTCCAAGACAAACTTCTGAACAATTTAGCATCACGAATTGGACGAGAGTCAAACAATTTGCAAGCATTCCAACTCTTGACCATGTATTGAACCAGTTTGAACTTGATGTTGTGACTGGGTGTAGCATCCAGAAGAAACCCAATTTTTCCCAGGGAGCAGAGACAATAAAAGAATTACCGTCCTTGAATCTTCTAACAGGTATTTCTGCATCAAAGACATGTTCAAATCTTAGTCTTACGTGGACTAAGTCAAATATCAGTAAGGAAGTCTTGTAATTCTCACTTTGTAGAAAGTTCCATGGACTATTTGGATAACCGTATTGGCCATCCTGTTCTTCAGCTTCTCAATATCCAGTCAACTCTTCTTCAAAATCGTTCCAGTTTTGCCTGAATATTCAGATTGATTTGCCATCCAATTTTCTCATTCTGCCGCAATTAATACCTAGGCATATCTTCTGGCCTGCTCCTTTTATGAATTTTTCCCATTGTTCTTCTTTACCATTCTCAGAAATCAAACAGATGAATTGCGACCCAGCCTCCATTGCAATAATTCACACGTCCAATCCGCCTGCATGA is a window from the Vitis riparia cultivar Riparia Gloire de Montpellier isolate 1030 chromosome 9, EGFV_Vit.rip_1.0, whole genome shotgun sequence genome containing:
- the LOC117921910 gene encoding uncharacterized protein LOC117921910, translating into MNGSGDMEAASASGGGMVGGDEDEVVYLDPFNIATTKNASVETLKRWRVEGGSTSWHLVLRWNYVNLNAWLTMIVLCVLSGERGGALGTQHSCCGCFVLEGLGGGWVQGADYLQEKYNTLKLIFDPLGNLYSQCRCMLLEQEYCSS
- the LOC117922595 gene encoding receptor-like protein EIX2, whose amino-acid sequence is MENCSSKSYLPYLTNLILPNNQFVGKLAEWLGLLENLVELDLSSNKFEGLMPASLGALSNLESLKLNNNSLQGPIPATLGSLQHLSDMWLGTNQLNGTLPDSFGQLSELLYLEVSFNSLTGILSAEHFSKLSKLKHLHMQSNSGFNLNVNSSWVPPFQIWDLAFGSCSLGPSFPAWLQSQKELVSLDFSNTSISSPIPNWFWNLSSNLDFLNLSLNHLHGQLPNPLNVSQDALIDFSSNLFEGPIPLPTKTIESLDFSNNKFSGHIPPSIGESIPSLRVLSLSGCI